In Mastomys coucha isolate ucsf_1 unplaced genomic scaffold, UCSF_Mcou_1 pScaffold5, whole genome shotgun sequence, one genomic interval encodes:
- the LOC116079189 gene encoding LOW QUALITY PROTEIN: sperm motility kinase 2B-like (The sequence of the model RefSeq protein was modified relative to this genomic sequence to represent the inferred CDS: deleted 1 base in 1 codon; substituted 1 base at 1 genomic stop codon): MSMRLDLDSVEGSCHLTVLMLPTLIYFPPTEPATSATVFPGSVCTLLPQMSSWSEQELESSEYSSSDKESFHSKYVVLETIGHGGHAKVKLAHHRLTGTLVAVKMIHKREHWCHPVVSEVEILMMTNHPNIISLLQVQETEKRIYLIMEMCEGKSLYQHIQEAGHLQEAEAQTIFKQILSAVGYCHNQGIVHRDLKPDNIMIERNGRVNVFDFGLCTQVRPKQKLSSPCGTYVFGAPELHLSRLYDGPKTDVWTLGVVLYFMITGKIPFDAVNIPQLRKQIVSGKYPVPSSLSIELQDLLSLLMRVNPVFRSTVAEVMRHPXFEEDAEGFSDPCEELIPLRPDHTIVKAMRYIGFQAQDIKDLLHQRKYNETMASCCLLKGQALQECDISTRAQPLNPLMTQFPSLVDRATFPLGLWSRESEPTSLGSSSNCQVSVYVQKANKRKEKRITWPDFLLCRPLQTTPTMGRAHIFSTSVPCIYSMSCREEASSSNESREDNSRASAEDKPVPSRGRPRGIKGWAKRIRNTMRKLFCWILSMSKSHLGQNRVSFPTDIKHGEGVWRTSMWHGPDTFQYLNVSILLMSVSTGRLYLCICMWYNTWGS, from the exons gTAGCGTTTGTACTTTGTTACCTCAAATGAGCTCTTGGAGTGAACAGGAGTTAGAAAGCTCCGAGTACAGCTCCTCAGACAAGGAGAGTTTCCACTCAAAATATGTGGTTTTGGAGACGATCGGCCATGGAGGCCACGCCAAAGTGAAGCTGGCCCATCACCGCCTCACAGGCACCCTTGTGGCTGTCAAAATGATTCACAAGAGGGAGCACTGGTGCCATCCGGTCGTGTCTGAAGTAGAGATACTAATGATGACCAACCACCCCAATATCATCTCTCTTCTTCAAGTCCAAGAGACCGAGAAGAGAATATACCTCATCATGGAGATGTGTGAGGGTAAATCACTTTACCAACATATCCAAGAGGCTGGCCACCTGCAGGAGGCTGAAGCACAGACAATATTCAAACAAATATTAAGTGCTGTGGGCTACTGCCATAATCAGGGTATAGTTCACAGGGACTTAAAACCAGACAACATAATGATAGAAAGGAATGGCAGAGTCAATGTCTTCGACTTTGGTCTCTGCACACAAGTGAGGCCGAAGCAAAAGCTGAGCTCTCCTTGTGGAACTTATGTATTTGGTGCTCCTGAGCTCCACCTCAGCAGACTCTATGATGGCCCCAAGACCGACGTATGGACCCTAGGAGTTGTGTTATATTTTATGATAACTGGAAAGATCCCATTTGATGCTGTCAACATACCACAGCTGCGAAAACAGATTGTATCAGGAAAGTATCCTGTCCCCTCTAGCCTTTCAATAGAGCTCCAGGACCTGCTTAGTCTCTTAATGAGAGTTAACCCCGTATTTAGGTCGACCGTCGCTGAAGTGATGAGGCATCCCTAGTTTGAGGAAGACGCAGAAGGGTTCTCAGATCCTTGTGAGGAACTGATT CCCCTCAGGCCAGACCATACCATTGTAAAAGCAATGAGATATATTGGGTTCCAGGCCCAAGACATTAAAGATTTGTTACATCAGAGGAAATACAATGAAACGATGGCATCTTGTTGCTTGCTGAAGGGGCAGGCTCTTCAGGAGTGTGACATCTCAACCCGGGCTCAGCCCTTGAATCCATTGATGACCCAATTCCCTTCCCTTGTTGATCGTGCTACTTTCCCTCTgggactatggagcagagaaagtGAACCCACTTCGCTCGGGTCATCCTCCAATTGTCAAGTGTCTGTCTATGTCCAGAAGGctaataagagaaaagaaaaaagaatcacttGGCCTGATTTTCTTCTCTGCAGGCCACTCCAGACAACACCAACAATGGGCCGTGCCCACATATTTTCTACCAGTGTCCCCTGCATTTACTCAATGTCCTGCAGGGAAGAGGCTAGCAGCAGCAATGAGAGCAGAGAAGACAACTCCAGAGCCTCAGCAGAGGATAAGCCTGTCCCCAGCAGGGGCCGGCCCAGAGGCATCAAGGGATGGGCCAAAAGGATAAGAAATACCATGAGGAAGCTGTTTTGCTGGATTCTATCAATGAGTAAATCTCACCTAGGGCAGAACAGAGTCTCCTTCCCCACTGATATAAAACACGGGGAGGGCGTCTGGAGAACAAGCATGTGGCACGGCCCAGATACTTTTCAGTATTTGAATGTATCTATTTTACTCATGTCTGTGTCAACTGGCAGATTATacttatgcatatgtatgtggtacAATACATGGGGAAGCTAG